The following nucleotide sequence is from Pochonia chlamydosporia 170 chromosome 4, whole genome shotgun sequence.
CAGCCGACGAGCCCGAAATTTAGACAATttcttggacttgttttTCTAGATAGTATCGGCGGCGTCGgctggatggtgatgatcGTAAGGGCAGATTAGCGAGTTGCAACATACAAACATCCTACTTTCACTCACGCCCAAACAATGACGAGATATTTCGGTCGGCAGTTGCCTTGTTAATTACAAATCCAAGCCGCAGATGATGCAACGTCTCTTGATCGTCAATCCTTGTGCTTCGGCTAAGAAACGTGAACTTGGTGGAGAGACGTCGTACCACTTTCATCCTAGCCTTGCACCTTATGTATTATATTGACTTGATATTTACATTTCATATACACATTCTACATTTCACTCATCCGATTCGCTCGCATAAAAGCTACTCGTAGCCCAGCCATTCAAAACATTATAATGCTCCAGAGGCGACGTCCCGTGAAGCACCTCGTAATGATGCCTGCCGCCACACACCGTACCATTGTAAACATGCGCACACTGGCCCTTCAACAAAGCAGCAACTTGAGATCCAGCCTCCATGCCCTCGAACCAAGCACCGTGCAGGAATCCAAAGTATTCAGCACTGGTAGCCTCGCCTGCAAACCAAAGTCTGCCAGCGTTCGCCCGCAGGTTCTGGTGCATTTCGAGCGTGGTGCCAATAGGCCAGTTGGAGTAGCTTCCATATGCCCAGGGCGTCTTTGTCCATCGGGGATACTCGAATGCTATGGGCTCGGGGACAGTGACGTTAGGGAACATTTGTCGCAGAACCTCTAGGGCTTCCTTCTTGGTCTGCTCATCTGTCTGCTGTTCAACTCTGTAGGATTCGTCTTCTACGACTGTGGCAAATATGATGTTTGAGCCGGGCATGAATCCTTCCGTTGAGAGAGATTGCCAGACGGGGTAGTATCCGCGCTTGGTTGGAGACGCATACAAGAAGTACTGCGTGTCTTCTGGCCAGAACGTCTCGTTGAATTGCATAAAGATCTTGGTATATGTTCCCATGCTGAACTTGGAGATGGCGCCGCGCTTCCACTCGGGGAGCTGGGGCTTGAAGGCCACGACGTCGTTTTGCAAAACGCCAAGGGAGAAGGTACAGATTGCGTATGCGGCGGAAATGCATGAACCGTCGCTATTGTGAATGGTGACGCCGTCGTCTGAGTAGGTGACGTTGGTGATTTGAGTCTTGAGCAAGAGTCGGTTGTCATTCTTCTTGAGGAATGTTGCCGCTTCTGCTTCAATAATGTGTCTGTATCCTCGGGGATCAATGACGAGGTTGTTTTCGTCGCTGAACTGGTTAAAGGTGAGGTTATCACCGGCAGCACCAAATATCAGGGACGAATCTTCCGGTGTCAAAGCAGATTCCCAATCTATAAATAACGGCGGTCAGTTTTAATGACCAAGTGAACAGACGACATGTAGATATGTTTGTACGCACCCCAGTTCCACCATTCAACTGCCTGACGCTTCATGTCACTGTGCTTCGGGTTCCATCCGGCCATGGCGAGACCAGCACGCGTAGTCTCGTCTTGGATATTCTCCGCGAGCATGCGGCCAGCTTTTACAGATGCCTTGGTCCATGCTGCGTCGTATTCATCCAGGATCTCACTGTAGTCGGTGTATCCAGTTTCATTATATGTCAAAATGGAACTGTAGTTGGAGTAGGTATTCTTGAGTTTGTACTTTTTGGCCTAAGAACCGTTAGTTTACATGGAGAAAAGTCGTTCAACTTGTCCGCTTGGTTTCTTACCAAAGTCCAAACAGGATTTTCTGTTGATTGAGTTAGATACTTGTCCCTGCAACTCCAAGTTGTGTTGAAACTGAGGCATCTTATCTTACCTGGTCCACCGGGATTGCCAAGGCCTTGAATCTAGCCAAGGTCCGTCAGCTCCATCAACTACCGCAACTATGCCGTCATAATACACACCCAATTTGCTCCCTGCTCAATCACGTACGGCGaaccatccttcttcttgccgaAATTTCTCTGCGTGGCACGGCCGCCGACGCGATTGTTATACTCGATGATAACAAAGTCGGTAACAGAGTTATTCGCGAGTGCTTGCTAATAACCTTGAGTTAGTTGCGCCACCATCGCCACGCAGCCCAGTAGGGAAATTTAAGCTTACTGCAGCCGTTATGCCAGCCATACCACCGCCTCTGGAAGGGTTCTTAGCTTCTATTCGCCTTTGTTCGCATTGGTGGCGCTCCCCGCGTTCATACAGCAGACGTCACGGCA
It contains:
- a CDS encoding flavin containing polyamine oxidase (similar to Neosartorya fischeri NRRL 181 XP_001257555.1), whose protein sequence is MHLKHSTALAAIAAVCIQTTSAHVARNAPKDQTCRKASVAILGGGMAGITAAQALANNSVTDFVIIEYNNRVGGRATQRNFGKKKDGSPYVIEQGANWIQGLGNPGGPENPVWTLAKKYKLKNTYSNYSSILTYNETGYTDYSEILDEYDAAWTKASVKAGRMLAENIQDETTRAGLAMAGWNPKHSDMKRQAVEWWNWDWESALTPEDSSLIFGAAGDNLTFNQFSDENNLVIDPRGYRHIIEAEAATFLKKNDNRLLLKTQITNVTYSDDGVTIHNSDGSCISAAYAICTFSLGVLQNDVVAFKPQLPEWKRGAISKFSMGTYTKIFMQFNETFWPEDTQYFLYASPTKRGYYPVWQSLSTEGFMPGSNIIFATVVEDESYRVEQQTDEQTKKEALEVLRQMFPNVTVPEPIAFEYPRWTKTPWAYGSYSNWPIGTTLEMHQNLRANAGRLWFAGEATSAEYFGFLHGAWFEGMEAGSQVAALLKGQCAHVYNGTVCGGRHHYEVLHGTSPLEHYNVLNGWATSSFYASESDE